TGTATTGGGATTAGCCAAAGGGCGTACTGGCCCAGATGACATGGATTGTGGCCCTAGTCATTTGTCTTTTTGTAAACCTGAGACAACGTCTGATCTCAGTTAAAAGCTGTACCAGCTCAACCATTTGAGACATGAAATGAAAATGCTTATCTTTTGAATTCCTCCCAAATCCCTTCTGTCCCCAGTTGAGTCTATCAGTACGCGGAGTTGTTGACCGTGGAATGAATGGAACCTATCCAATGGGCTTGGGATTAAATTGATGGGCCCTTGAATGAGCCCTTAATTGCAAGTGGCCCGTAAACATTATGGTCCCTGATTTACAATAGCtgaatttttttaaaagataCAATAGCCGAGTTTAGTAACGCATGTAATTTTCAGTATCTGATCAATTTCAAAAGATCGAACAGCAAACGTACAAATGCATACATTCCTTAATTACCTACCAAATAATACCTCCAAAACTAATGTTATCATCAGATCGATCAAAAGTAGATTTTATATGCTTAATCAAGGATAAAATCGTGACTAGCTAAGTGTGTCAGATCGATCTCCATTTAATTAAGGCATAAGGACGCAACTAATTATCTCACTTACACATCCTAGTATAGCAAGATGAACCTTACCTTGCCGGGGTGAATTTTGACACCTAATGGTCCTAATCCCAAATGTTACTTGATTACTGCCAATTGTAAACTAGTAACTAGCCTTTTAACTAATTAGCTAGCTAACTTCTAGCTAGGGTTTGACGTTTACGGCACATTCTTATCGCatgttatatatattattagtttGTTACTTGGTAAAAAGTTAAGATGATTGAGTAAGAAAAGTGCTCTTTCTCTTCTTagttctttttaattttatatattatgAATGTTTTTGAGTTTCTCTTTTGAACTAGTCTGTTGATAAAAATGATCAGACAACAAAGTTATCttttaaaattttataaagCTGATTTATGTAACTTGTAAATATGGATAATAATCGAGGTTATTAAGACTCTACTCTCTTCATTAACTAGTTCATATGGGATAATACTTGGCTGACCACATATATGGTCAGTCATTTCTAACCATGGCCTAACGTGGCTCTCCCAAAGCTAAACATCTGTCATTTTTCTTCTCATTATATCCCAATTCAAAGTCCCAAGACTCTTGGTTATGGTTTTCTCCACCGATCAACATGGCCGGAAATTGTGCTTAGCATACAAGCTCATGCTCAATCGGAGCCTCTATTATTTGTAGAATGAATGTGACCCGCCACGGCTGATGTTAAGCCCAGCAATATGCCGTTAATTAGAGTTGAATTTATTGGTAACATCACAGATTTAAGATTGGCAAGGTTGAAAATAGAGATTGATTGTGGTGGAGGAAGAATATGAGGGAGAGATTGAGAAACAACAGAGCAACGGTCTTGGGTATGGGTAGGATTCGATGGCTGGAGGAAGAGGAGAACTTTAGatagttggaaaaaaaaaaaaagacacgtATTGGGCTATGGAAGAGACATGTCGTGGTTAATTAGGAGTGTGGTCAGCCAAATATTCTCCGTTCATATactttgaatgtgattttttttcttttctttttcttttctttttcttttcataaatAGGTATACCTGTAAAATTGTATGCCTTAGCTAGGCTTTAGCTAGGTATTTATTTCACACTCCACGCATTAGTTATTCCAAATAACAAGTACTGGTCATGATAACGATTTTTTCAATCAGTCAAATTAAGGTTAATGGTTACTCTAAAACAAGGAAGTATATCGTAGAGTGCGGCAATAGTATGGCACTGTTTCAGTAAAACCACATACTTTACGTACCTTATtatgattaatttattaaaaagatATGTTAATTTAAATTTGACGTTTCACTACCAATTTTAAACTTCTAATAACTAAAGTTTTAACTGCCCTACTAATAGAAAGCCCCAGATTAGGGTTTAATGGATGTATGGATTTGAACAGTAATTAAGGAATGCTATAAACAAGTGTAATGATTATCTTGGCAAAATTCCATGCATGCTTATCTTGGCAAATGACTTAACGAAATGATAAGCTTGCTTAGGCTGCTAGCCAATCTAACAAGAttatatacacatacatgttTGTACACGTATTGATCCATGCACTACAACTCTTCAGCCCCTTATATTTCCAACCTATAGCTCTGGCTATCAACTAATATCCCAATTTCTTAACTCAAAGGTTTAGCTTTTGTGTTCTAATTGCTATCTCCGTTATGAATGTATTCTTATCTATTCATTGTAATTAACTACGTCTTGTGTATGCAGGGTATACCTATCTATGTATCTGTACTGCGAACGAATATAAACTAAGGACTATCTAACTTATTAACTTGAAGGTTTGAATATTAATACCTACTAGTTTGTCGCAATGGGAAGATCAGCATGTTGTGATGAAAATGGATTAAAGAAAGGGCCGTGGACagcagaagaagatgaaaagcTGGTGGAGTACATGGAGAGGTGCGGTGGCGATGGGAATCATCAGCGCCGCGGAATCAGTTGGAGACAAGTGCCAAAGCTTGCAGGTTTGAAGAGGTGTGGAAAGAGCTGCAGGCTACGATGGACCAACTATCTGAGGCCTGATATCAAGAGGGGAAACTTCTCCCACCAAGAAGAGCAAACCATCATCAATCTCCATAAACTGCTCGGAAACAAgtattttaattaattagtcTTCTTCAATTACATGTTTATTCATTATGCATGCATGTCAAGGACCCTAAATTGCAACAATATTGATGGATTTGTAGATGGTCCGAGATAGCAAGCAACCTTCCGGGAAGGACTGATAACGAAATCAAGAACTTCTGGAACACCCAGTTAAAGAAGAAACTGCTCCAAATGGGAATCGACCCCGTCACCCACACACCAATTTCTGCAACTCATGATCATCTCTCCGCCATAGCTGCTAGTACTAGCTTCAGTCCATGCGATTGGGCGCTCCTCCAGTACCTGAACTCCAAAATCCAAGTGTTGCAAAATAATATACTACAAGGGCAAGGACTTCTAATTAGCAACAACGCTGGTCCTAATGCATATGATCAGTATCGTTCATGTGTGCTAGGGATGGATATGGAGGCTGCTGCAGTTAATTATTATAATAATTATGTTTTAGGGTCATCACCATCCAGAAGCTGCTCAGTTCCGGACCAACAGCTACTATATCATCATGGGCATGGACTTGGATATGATTATGATGATTTAACTAGTGCAACCATGATGAATCGTCATTCTAGTTGTCTCCAAGGTACTTCTTTCGGGACTAGTGAGTATGATCATCATGATTCCAAGTTTGCCATTCCAAATATGAAAGTTCCATTTAGTACTGATGATCATCATCATAAGCTGCAGTATGGTGAGAGTGGTCATCAAGATCATCAATTGCCTGTTTTGGTTTCAGCAGCCACCTCGGCCTACGTCATTATCACTCATGATACTACTGCTGCTAATGATCAATTTGCTACCCCAAATATTCCTCATCAGTTTTCTAACAGTACCCATTCATCCAcaactactactactactagtaCTACTTATTCAACGGCCACCTTTGAAATTGATCATGAAGTAGCTTGCGCCGGCCGGGATCTTATAGTTATGGATGATTATCATCAGGAAGCAACTAATAATGATCAGTCTTATTGGAAACACATCATGGAGTGAGTACTACTGCATCCACAATATCATCTGTTTTTCATTTGCAGCTTGGCATCTTGGCATCTTGGTAGATATGGCCAATCAAGATAGTTTGCAAATCCAAGATGGGCATCATTCATTAACTGTAGATGATGTTATTCTTTACTATTTTTAAGAGTAAATTTAATCTTTATTTGGTACCCGGTGCTGGCCGGGCGGTTCACACTATCGTGAAATATAATTTTTGGTGCCAATAAATTTTAAGACCATCTCACGCTATCTATACAATTGCGCCGTTGCTCTGTCATTTAGGTATCTCTATCAATATTTTTGTTAAGATTCCCTATGTGGCGTCCACATGGCCAAAGCAGTCAAGGACATTGTAGTCAAACCGTCATTCTAATTGTCTCCAAAATTGCATTGCATCAAAATAAATATGTTGATTAAGTGGAAATATGCTTGCGTTTGTTAACCCTAGCTTCCATCAAGAGTAATACTCGATCGCCACACacaatcaaatattcaaatacaTCACACAAACATCATCCCAagtacaaaaattaaagaaaaaatagtaTATAACATGGAAAATTAGTGCAAATGATTATATCAGGAAAACTCTGA
This portion of the Rosa chinensis cultivar Old Blush chromosome 1, RchiOBHm-V2, whole genome shotgun sequence genome encodes:
- the LOC112172943 gene encoding transcription factor MYB93 isoform X2; the encoded protein is MGRSACCDENGLKKGPWTAEEDEKLVEYMERCGGDGNHQRRGISWRQVPKLAGLKRCGKSCRLRWTNYLRPDIKRGNFSHQEEQTIINLHKLLGNKWSEIASNLPGRTDNEIKNFWNTQLKKKLLQMGIDPVTHTPISATHDHLSAIAASTSFSPCDWALLQYLNSKIQVLQNNILQGQGLLISNNAGPNAYDQYRSCVLGMDMEAAAVNYYNNYVLGSSPSRSCSVPDQQLLYHHGHGLGYDYDDLTSATMMNRHSSCLQVW
- the LOC112172943 gene encoding transcription factor MYB53 isoform X1, producing the protein MGRSACCDENGLKKGPWTAEEDEKLVEYMERCGGDGNHQRRGISWRQVPKLAGLKRCGKSCRLRWTNYLRPDIKRGNFSHQEEQTIINLHKLLGNKWSEIASNLPGRTDNEIKNFWNTQLKKKLLQMGIDPVTHTPISATHDHLSAIAASTSFSPCDWALLQYLNSKIQVLQNNILQGQGLLISNNAGPNAYDQYRSCVLGMDMEAAAVNYYNNYVLGSSPSRSCSVPDQQLLYHHGHGLGYDYDDLTSATMMNRHSSCLQGTSFGTSEYDHHDSKFAIPNMKVPFSTDDHHHKLQYGESGHQDHQLPVLVSAATSAYVIITHDTTAANDQFATPNIPHQFSNSTHSSTTTTTTSTTYSTATFEIDHEVACAGRDLIVMDDYHQEATNNDQSYWKHIME